TATTTTAGATATGGGGCAGAGGAAGCAAGGCTGAGATGTGCAAAACATTTTCTTTCCTCAAAAAAGCTAATTATTTAGATCAAAATGCATAAAAGTTGTGTTATAGTAATGGGTGACATTTTAATGCatttctatattttctttttactatTACTTTAAACACCAGGAGTACATGTAAACTTGTTCAAATTATGTTTATATTGAAATGGCTTCAGAAAAGTTTCagattttatttagttttctttttgCTTTTGCAGACTTGTGCTATTTTCCCTCATTAAAAATGACAGAAGCAATGCCTGACTTGCAGCCAGAAAAAGAACCACAGGTCAGCATCCACTCTAGAGCGCACAGAGATACTGTGTTCACCAGCCTGGAGGAACAGAGGAAAAATAACTTTCTCTGTGATATCACTCTAATAGTGGACAATGTGCACTTCCGGGCACACAAGGCTCTCCTTGCAGCCAGCAGTGAGTATTTTTCCATGATGTTTGCTGATGAAGGAAATGTCAGCCAGTCTATCTATGTGATGGAAGGAATGGTTGCCGAGATCTTTGGAGCATTACTGCAGTTTGTCTACACTGGAAATGTCCAGGTTAGCGAAAAGAATTTGCCACAAATCGTGTCGACTGCACAGGTACTGAAAGTAGATGATTTAGTAAAGGCTTATACAGACTATAAAGAGGTCCACAAGCCTACAAAACCGCATTCGGAAGCATCACTCCCATCTGTCTCAGGTGCAAGCGTATGCGGATTACCGAAACGCAAGCGAGGAAGACCAAAGAAATACATAAATGTTCAGGAGTTGGGAAGTCTGGTTGTTAATCCTGCCCTGAAGGTTTTAAAGGGCAAGGTGCAGAAAGATCAAACCTCAGAAGAAAAAGAGCCGATCGAAAATATTCCCAATGGAGACTCATTAAATAAGCCAGAGTCCGATCTGACTTGTGCTGCAAAAGAAACTGGCTCGACGGGGTCCACAAACCCAGAGTCTGTGAAAAGGCACAGTATGCGCACGCTTCAGAGGTCTGTCAAGTTGCGTGATTACAAACTTGCAGAAGATACAGAAAAAGGTGAATTAACAAAGCAAGAAGGAGGGAAAAGAAAACCACTAAGCTCAGGGGCTCCCTGCAAGGACTGCGGGAAAGTATTTAAATATAATCACTTCTTAGCAGTCCACAGGAGGACTCATACAGGTAGGAAAATACACAATATCCTTGACCATAGTAAAATGAAATGCCATTTTAACTTGTTGGGTATCTAATGAAATCATAGAACCATTTATAAATCACATTCATATTGGCTGTCAATTATATGATTTAATGGAGTTTATtcgctaaaaaaaaaataggattgtAACAAGCCATCTGTGACTATTGCCAAGCTGgcagttttttttacaaaattttgCAATTTCATTTTCAATTTGTTGTGATTTGTTCTTTTCAATTTGTGTGTGATTGCAAGAGCATTCATTGGGGACGTATCAATGTGTATGTTATGGGAGTTGCCATAAATTCTACCATCTGTATATTTGTTCCTCTCATAGCTAACTGCTGAAGAGGAGGGTTCAGCTGCGACATCACTCTTAAatttgcatattgtgccttattcAGAAATGGGAGTGTACTGGTGCTATTTTTTGGAAGGGTGGATAATTGTTGTATAACACCGCAAAATatagctgctataacaccaaaaACTTATCTTAAGACAAAGTATAAAAGGGTGACGGTGAAGCGCTAATACATATAATTTGTGATATACAGTGCGGAATGtatagcaatacctctaccttggaatattttatacaggtgtcctaatggaggtatgctgtaccttaaaaacaaaaggcaaaataaccacacatagtgtataccattAATATAAATACGTGGTATATAAAAGATAGGGGgaatatgcccactcacactttcaggagctaacgattatagctcactgtgatcgcctgtagggtctgtaaaggcgaccctatcccttcttggcaGTCGTTCCTTAGTCGCTTGTTTCTCtaaattaaaacacagacatctatgGTGCAGTATTGTAGGTTCCAGTGGTGgtataaaacaaatgaaatttgtacttacaaacccagagccttccacatcggctctggtctgagggtgtatgtagttaaggactacaagccttctttgtaaaaatagcaggagatgccacAAGTGGTATGAAAAGTAATAAGTAATTTATTGTAtcacatgaataaaaaagaataataatataaaatatatctatacataaaataccactcgtgggttaaaaagtccaatgtatgagtctcttttctcacaaggtccccaggacgcgtttcgccgatctggcTTCTTCAACTGGTGTTTTGGAGAAAAAATCTTTGTTCCTTCCTTGGACCGGCTCCTGCTATAAATACCTCTTCTTGGTTGCTGTAATTAATTTCCGGCTTGTTGAATCGCGGGCGTTCACCAtgggaacggtgacgccctgcgttccaagcctcgcttTCAGTTCGTTTCCTAATCCATttgttacttccggtttccgtcTGTGTGCCGATACGTCATCATTCTGCGCTCGGCACTTGCGGTCTCTGTGTATGTCGGTAGGCATGGCAACGGGAAAATcgatacacataatacatgattaCTTTCTCGTATTTAAACTCAATTTTGTAGAAAAGAAAATCCTTTGAATACAAGACCTATCTATCTCTCTTCTCACTTACATATATTCACTTTAAACTTCTAtgttatctctatatattgcacaTTAGTGTTGGAAAGGATTAGAGTTTCTTCTAGGGAGTGGTCTCCCACTTTAGGAATCTATTCCAACATTTTTATGTATAGTATATTATAACACTTACTTCAATTCTGTTGCAACAtttctatgtataataaaaaaaattaagaagatATGTATTACAAATCctacttaaaataaacaaatcataGTAAAACCATTCTCTACACATTCAGTGGTGTTGGTATCTTTAGTAAAATAGTAAAACCATTCTCTACACACTCAGTGGTGTTGGTGACAAAAGAAAACGGAAGGTGATTTGACAAGTTTTCCATAGAGACTATAAGCAAAATAGGAGGGAGAAATAAAATTTACATACTCATTTAAAGACCTATCATCCTAAAAtctttactttaaaaaatggcacatttcaaaGTCTGCGTTAAGACCATGGGGGATTAAAGTAtttagtttaaaaatccattccatttcatttCGGCTCATCTTTgtattaaaatcccctcctctccaatcccttTCTAGTTTTTTTATACCTAAAAACTTGGAGTTCTTTGTTTCACAATTATGATATCTTTTATAGTCAGCGGACACACTGTGGTTCTCAAAGCCCTTAGTAATGTTTCTACCATGCTCTTCTATACGgatatgtaatgcccttgtggttttcccaatatagtataatccacaaggacatatcattaaataaattaaattattagaGTAGCAGGTTAAAAGGTCTTTTATTTGGTATTCTGTTCCGTccttgttattaaaactttttatgtgtctttttttatttgttgtcctCCTGCATGCTAAACAGCTCCCACACCCATAAAAACCTTTTTCCGTGTCTAAGAATGTTCtattgatctttttttcttttataaaactggATGTCAAGGTGCTACGGAGATTGTTAACTCCTCTGTGGATAAAATGTGGTTTTTCTGGGAGAAATTCTTTTACTGTTGGGTCTTGCAGAAGGATGGGCCAAAACTTTGAGACTATCTTTCTAACTTTATAGTTATCTGTGCTATAATTACATATAAAGGGTATTTCTTTTAACtcattctcttttttctctttatatttcaaaAGGCCTTCTCTTTCTATTCCCTCCACTTCTTTTCTAGTGGTTTCTAGTTTGAGTTCCTCATAACCCTTCTCCACAAAGTCCTGTTTTATTCTATCGGATTGCTCTTCAAAGGTTGAGAGGTCAGTACAGTTTCGGCGTATACGGAGGAATTGTCCTCTAGGGGCATTCTCCAGCCACGGAGAGAAATGGCAACTTTCCCTCCCTATGTAGCTGTTAGCTTCTACTACTTTGAAGTAGTTCTTGGTTTTGATCTCATTTTCTTCTATGTATATTTCCAGATCCAAAAAAATTACTTGGGACTTACTCCAGTTGCTTGTGAGTTTTATCCCCCATGTATTGCTATTaaggtgttccagaaattggatcagatcctcctcctctccttcccagatgaaaaaaatatcgtcgatgtaacggccataggtgaccaagttctgccTCCAGCTATGTGGGCCATATACAAAAACGTTTTCCCAATGGGCCATGAATagattagcatagctgggggcgaacttggtccccatggccgtcccaTTAACCTGCAAAAAAAATTCATCCCCAtaccaaaagaaattatttttgagGATGATTTCTATACCTTCCATAATAAAGTCTATTTTTGTCTCGGTCATAGCTGAAAAGTTGTTAAGGAAATATTTCACTGCATTGCATCCATACTCGTGTGGGATATTGCTGTAGAGAGCAGAAACATCGCTCGTAACTAAAAAACACTTAGGATTCCAATTgcaatttttaaaaaagtttaaaaccgcTATTGTGTCCTTTATGTGTGAGGTAGTTTTTTTCACTAGGGGTTGTAGATGTATGTCCACATAATGGGATAATCTGCTAGAAATTGAGTCTATCCCTGCCACtatcggtctccctggggggtTGAGGGTATCCTTGTGGACTTTAGGGAGGAAGTAAAATACAGGTATTTTAGGGTATTTAATATTAAGGAAATTATACTCTTTTTCATTCAGTATATTTTGTTCtagacctttatttaaaaaatttaaaaagactTCATTCATATCATTACTAGGATTCGAATTTAACTTCTTATACGTATGTTCGTCTCCTAAAATCCTCTCTGCTTCTTTGCAGTAAAAATCTTTTGACATTaaaactatccccccccccctttgtcggcTGGTTTGATGATAAGATTGGTATCCATTTTAAGATCTTTCAGAGCTTTTTTCTCTTGAAGTGTTAGATTTTGATTAAAATTATTCCCCTTTTCTAATTTCCTTATTTCCGTCACAACCATGGTCTCAAAGGTAGTCATTTTATCAGAGACCATGTGTTTTGGAAAGAATAAGGATTTATCTTTTAATTTAGTATACCTTGCTTCTTCCTCTTGATTATATTGTGATTCTATAggattttttgtaaaatatttcttTAGGCATATATTTCTCTTGAATTTATTCAAGTCTACATAGAAGTCAAACTGGTTAAGAGGTTTATTAGGGGCGAATTTTAGTCCCTTCATTAAAACTTTTTTGTGAGATTCTGTAAGTGTTTTTTgacttaaattaaaaatgcctttaaGGAGGGTTAGATCCTCTGTATCCTCTCTCGTCTTTCTTTCTTTGGCGTGTTTTCTTCCTCTTGTACCTCTAGGCTTGAATTCCTTCTTCTTTTGTAAGGTGTTGTATTTTCTTGGATTTCTTCTCTCTTGTACCTTCCCTTTCCTTTGTTCCTCCAAAAATCCTGTTCTTCAAAGTCTTCCAAAACTTGGAATCTATTGCTGATTTGTACTGATTCCTCTTTCTTTTGTTGGTGGATGGTGGGCCTCAGATTCGAGCTCTCCCTCATTTCTCCTCTGGTTCTTATCCCTTCTTTTGGTCTTGCTCCTTCATGTCTATATCTTTTTCTGTATTCTTCTTGTTGTGTTTCTTCATATGTAGGTCTTCTCCTCTCTCTAGGGGCTTCTTCATGTACCCGCTTCCTATCGTTATATTCCTTTACCTGGTATTTTATGTTGTAACCGTATCTATCTCTATTGTATGTATGTTGTGCTCTCGGTCTGGTATTAACCCTATTATTCCAGGGCTGTTGGTCCTGGTCGTTTCTATATCTATAGGGTCTATATTCTCTATATTTCGGATAGATCTTATTCTGTGTGTCCTCTCTATATTGAGGTTTCTGATATTTTGGTTGATTTTCCCGGGCTTCTTTATTTTCTACTTCTTTATTTTGTACATTGTATTTAGAAAATGTTCTAACTTGTTTGGTCTTataatctttgatatccctaAGGTATTTGCTCTTCTTTACCTCTATTACCTCTTTTTCTAATTTGTCCAAATTTCCTTTTATATCTTGTGTCATTTGGTCAAATTGTTCTTGATTTAATGTATTCAAAATGGCGTTTTGGTTTTTACTAATTTCTAAATCTAGTTCTTTTAGATATTCCTTTCTCCTTTTTACTATCAAGTTCATGGAGGTTATAGAAAAATTCTCTAACATAGAACATAGaattccattcctccatgaagCTTGTGACATCTTTGTCAAATGTAGGGGTTTTGAAATATCTCAGGCCTCTGGGAGTGATGCCTTCTTTTAGATATTTCTCTAATGTGGCTatctcccattttatttttagctcTTTTTGTAGTAGTTTTTCCAAATGCTCCCCATTGTTGTTATATTCTATTTTATGTCTTGTTACTTGGGGTTCTGTCCAATTCGCTatctctgtttcctgtaacctgCTACtctaataatttaatttatttaatgatttaatatttatttatttaatgatatgtccttgtggattatactatattgggaaaaccacaagggcattacatatcCGTATAGAAGAGCATGGTAGAAACATTACTAAGGGCTTTGAGAACCACAGTGTGTCCGCTCACTATAAAAGATATCATAATTGTGAAACAAAGAACTCCAAGTTTTTAGgtataaaaaaaactagaaagggattggagaggaggggattttaatacAAAGATGAGCCGaaatgaaatggaatggatttttaaactaaaTACTTTAATCCCCTATGGTCTCAACGCAGACtttgaaatgtgccattttttaaagtattttaggatGATAGGTCTTTAAATGAGTATGTAAATTTTATTTCTCCCTCCTATTTTGCTTATAGTCTCTATGGAAAACTTGTCAAATCACCTTCCGTTTTCTTTTGTCACCAACACCACTGAATGTGTAGAGAATGGTTTTACTATTTTACTAAAGATACCAACACCACTGAATGTGTAGAGAATGGTTTTACtatgatttgtttattttaagtagGATTTGTAATACATatcttcttaattttttttattatacatagaaaTGTTGCAACAGAATTGAAGTAAGTGTTATAATATACTATACATAAAAATGTTGGAATAGATTCCTAAAGTGGGAGACCACTCCCTAGAAGAAACTCTAATCCTTTCCAACACTAAtgtgcaatatatagagataacaTAGAAGTTTAAAGTGAATATATGTAAGTGAGAAGAGATAGATAGGTCTTGTATTCAAAGGATTTTCTTTTCTACAAAATTGAGTTTAAATACGAGAAAGtaatcatgtattatgtgtatcgATTTTCCCGTTGCCATGCCTACCGACATACACAGAGACCGCAAGTGCCGAGCGCAGAATGATGACGTATCGGCACACAgacggaaaccggaagtaacaaATGGATTAGGAAACGAACTGAaagcgaggcttggaacgcagggcgtcaccgttcccaTGGTGAACGCCCGCGATTCAACAAGCCGGAAATTAATTACAGCAACCAAGAAGAGGTATTTATAGCAGGAGCCGGTCCAAGGAAGGAACAAAGATTTTTTTCTCCAAAACACCAGTTGAAGAAgccagatcggcgaaacgcgtcctggggaccttgtgagaaaagagactcatacattggactttttaacccacgagtggtattttatgtatagatatattttatattattattcttttttattcatgtgatacaataaattacttaccgtatatactcgagtataagccgacccgaatataagccgaggcccctaattttatccaaaaaaactgggaaaacttattgactcgagtataagactagggtgggaaatgcagcagctactggtaaatttctaaataaaattagatcctaaaaaaaatatattaattgaatatttatttacagtgtgtgtataatgaatgcagtgtgtgcgtatgtgtgtgtgtatgagtgcagcgtgtgtgtatgagtgcagcgtgtgtgtatgagtgcagcgtgtgtgcatgagtgcagcgtgtgtgcatgaatgcagtgtgtgtgtgtatgaatgcagtgtgtgaatgcagtgtgtgcagggccggtgcaaggatatttgccgccgtaggcaaaaaaaattttgccgccccctcccccccccatatgtcctgacttcccctcctcctccctcagtggtccttacctccccacccccgtgttccttcacccccccccagtggtcctgactcacccctcccctagtggtccttaccctcccctcccctagtggtccttaccctcccctcccctagtggtccttaccctcccctcccctagtggtccttaccctcccctcccctagtggtccttaccctcccctcccctagtggtccttaccctcccctcccctagtggtccttacttccccctcccctcccctagtggtccttacttccccctcccctcccatagtggtccttatcccaccccctccctctcatagtggcccttatcccccttctccctcccataatgttccttacccccccccatccctcccatagtggtccatataccccccctccctcccatagtggtccatatacccccccccctccctccctcccatagtggtccttatacccccctccctcccatagtggtccttatcccaccccctcccatagtggtccttatacccccctccctcccatagtggtccttatcccccccccctccctcccatagtggtccttatacccccctccctccaatagtggtccttatcccccccaccaccctcccatagtggtccttatcccccccccctccctcccatagtggtccttatacccccctccctcccatagtggtccttatacccccctccctccctccctcccatagtggtccttatacccccctccctcccatagtggtccttatcccccttttttttgttattaattttttttttttattattatttttttttattttatttatatatttattttttttcgtcccccctccctgcttgatatatggcagggaggggggctccttccctggtggtccagtggcagttcagtgggggggagaggggggctggcagagctgtacttacctgtcctgcagctcctgtcagctctctcctcctctgcgccgtccggtcagctcttctgtcagctcccagtgtaaatctcgcgagagccgcggctctcgcgagatttacactgggagctgaccgaggtgctgaccggacggcgcggaggaggagagagctgacaggagctgcagaacaggtaagtacagctctgccagcccccctctccccccagtctgtattatggcaatgcaaattgccataatacagactctgactcgagtataagccgagttggggtttttcagcccaaaaaatgggctgaaaaattcggcttatactcgagtatatacggtattacttttcataccacttgtggcatctcctgctatttttacaaagaaggcttgtagtccttaactacatacaccctcagaccagagccgatgtggaaggctctgggtttgtaagtacaaatttcatttgttttatacCACCACTGGAACCTACAATACTGCACcatagatgtctgtgttttattttagAGAAACAAGCGACTAAGGAACGACtgccaagaagggatagggtcgcctttacagaccctacaggcgatcacagtgagctataatcgttagctcctgaaagtgtgagtgggcatattcCCCATATCTTTTATATACCACGTATTTATATTaatggtatacactatgtgtggttattttgccttttgtttttaaggtacagcatacctccattaggacacctgtataaaatattccaaggtagaggtattgctataCATTCCGCACTGTATATCACAAATTATATGTATTAGCGCTTCACCGTCACCCTTTTATATTGTGCCTTATTGCCTAGGGCTCATGAATTCTCACTCGCCAGCAGCAAGTGGGCAAGTAGAAATTATGAgacctggtgtgtgtgtgtgtgtgtatgtatgtgtatatatattatttttttttgttttttttcatgttcaCTGTCTGGATGTTTGAATGTAGAGGTTTTTTAACCTCATTGCAGCGTTTGTGTGCTACGCTGTCCTACAATAAGGATTTTATGCCATTAGGGCAGCATAGCATGCCTTAATAATGTGGCCCTCCCTCCAGCCTACCTTCTTACCTAGCATTCAGAATCAGATTGGGGAgcctgcctggcaacccaggcagtACTCCTGCAGCCAAACCAGCCGATCCGAGTCGTGATCGCAGTGGCAGCCTGTCACCATAATCACTGTTGCAatgtctcagccaatgaattctAACATTGGTCGAGACATTGTGCTTTTCTCCTCTGTTTCCTCACTTTGAggtgagaggcagagagatcattGACACTTACTGTAAAAACTGTTTTAaaagtgtgtgtagggagtgatttaattgaattttttttaaaaaatgtttttttatttactcgTATGAACTAATCAGACCCTGTGATCAGCCTGATTAGGGCGTTTAGTATGTTGGTtctataaatactttattttagggtaaagatttttcttttttttaaccctttttgtcagttacagcagtgggtttttttttttgtaagcttCCCTGCTGTCTGATCGCTGCTCTGTATctgtactgtatcagtgatcagagCACTCTCTGATCAAGATGACATCCTGTTATTTCTattagaaatatttaaaaataaaccttttaGTCCTGGTCGCAGCTGTTTGATCTGCGATTAGTcatttaatttaaacattttgggtTGATTGTACGGTTTTCTGTGGGTGGAGGTGAGGTAGTGGGTATTAGGCAGGTAAGTGAATTCATTTAAAATGCTATTATACGGTGGAGGCATACGTCATTCTTGCAAACTCAGACAGTGGCACTCTCACAGACAGTGATACTATGAcagcctctgacattgagccccTAAGCATGTCTCCCAGGGATGGTGTCCCACCACCACCTACATGAAGGTGCTTAGGATGCCCTGCAGTGGCAGATGAAAGCTGGGTACTCTCAAATTTTACTACCCTGGAATTACCCCCATTCATAGCTACACCTGACCTTACAAcaacagtgtatgtttgtgagccTGTGAACTACTTAAGGGTATTTATGTCGGATGACATATTTGAACTGATGGCTGAGCAAAGTAGCCTGTATGCCAGACAGTATCTGTGTGAATCTGGGGGTCACACTACAATAGAATAAACATGTGGCACCCCACTGATGTCACAGAAATGAAACACTTTGGGCACTGGCTCTAGCAATAGGTATTGTGAAAAAGccaagtatcaggtcctactggctCAATACATCTTGGTTACCCCTCTTTTCCCAGGAGTTATGAAGAGTGATCGCCACGAGTAAATGCTGCGATTCCTTAATGTTCGGAATGGCGCACTGTTTCCCCAGAGAAACCACCCATCATTGGCATGTGCTACAAAATTCGGCCCCTTATCGAACTCCTGTCTAACAAATGTTTCCAAAATTAAATCCCAGACCAAAACATTTGTATTGATGAAACCCATATGAAATTTAAAGATAGACTGCTTTTCAAACATTATATCCCATCGAGGCGGTAACAATATATTGAATTCTATAAGTTTTTGCAAATTCACTACTTGCTATACATGGGCTTTTTGGATTTATCAAGGGAAGGATAGACCTCTTAACCCACAAGGATGCTCTGATTCTGTGGGCACAAATGGCATGATTGTGTAATATCAGATTCAGCACCAGAATTCCATGtgactgctgtactcttgcgcctGTGCGAGATTTCAGCATTTAGGTCTATAATGGATCCAGCGAGAACGCGGGTTCCTCCCTAGATAGAGCTAATGTGAATAAGCATGAGTATTTAGCAAGCATAGGATTTGGTTTAACTTGTTCCTTTGGGATtctaatttttatatttcttCTTACTGTAACTCACTTGTGAAGTTGTTGgtacttttaaataataatttactaATAGTGACATTTATCTACATAGAATGAATTATAGTACAAAACTTTCCATTCTGTTTAAGTTGTTtttccatctttcttttctaggggaacgtccctttaaatgtatggaCTGTGGTAAGTGTTTTACACAGAAGCATTCACTCCAAGTCCATGAGAGAATACACACAGGAGAGCGACCCTacacctgtactgtctgcagtaAAGCCCTGACCACCAAGAATTCACTCATGGAGCACATGAACCTGCATGAAGGTAACTACATCAAACTAGTATAAAGGGAACCCACTGATGTCACATTGCTGACTCTTGGTCTGTTTTGTATCTGCGacatcttgttttgtttttttattttgggaccgcttctacttaacatttataaatgatcttgaaataggcattgaaagccatgtatccgtgtttgcagatgacacaaaacgttgtaaagtaataaaatgtgagtaagatattgctttgctgcagagggatttggatagattgggcactaaaatggtagatgaaatttaacgtaaatgcaaagttatgcactttggggttaagaatgcacaagcaatttacaccataaatggtagtgaactcgggataaccacacacgagaagggtttgggaattgttatagacaacaaattaggcagcaatatgcaatgtcaatctgcagttgctaaagccagtaaggttttgtcatgtataaataggggcatcaattctctggatgaaaatataattttgcctctttataaatcactggtaacgaTCTTGTAATTTATGCAGAAAATGCATTGGAATATAATAGGGattgaccgattatcggttttgccGATATTCCGGGTTTTTGTAAATATCGGTATCTGCCTATATTCTTACTGATAATGAGGTGATCCAATTCGCGACCAATCTGTCCTCTTTCAAAGTCTTGCGATTCACAAGGCCCTGGCCGTCAAAGCGTTCCCACTGGTTACCGTGGCAAAACCAAGAGCGCGAATCGGGAGACTTTTAGAGCGCTTGTTGAGAAGGCCCTTAAGGTGCTCCCCGTTATTGGATTGTGCCCAGCATTCATGAGGTGTGGGGGATTGCACCGTTTACCATCTGCCTGTCTGcagtctctgtgtctgtgagggagtgcTCACTGGAGGATCGAGAAGACACAACAGGTGAAGCCATGACCGGGAACTGCGAAAAGGTAGTAATGACACAAGCTAGAAgttgttaaagggaatctccagtgccaggaaaaaatcaattttcctggcactgcaggttttctctccctcccaccccccaacccccggttactgaaggggtgaaaaccccttcagtcacttacttgaggcagcgacgatgtccctcgtcgctgtctcctcctccgcgttgCTCCTCCTTCTGGCTCGGTCGGcctgtgggcgagactgatcccgcccaccggccggggagacctaatgcgcatgcgcattagcgctccccataggaaagcattgaaa
This region of Pelobates fuscus isolate aPelFus1 chromosome 2, aPelFus1.pri, whole genome shotgun sequence genomic DNA includes:
- the ZBTB24 gene encoding zinc finger and BTB domain-containing protein 24; its protein translation is MTEAMPDLQPEKEPQVSIHSRAHRDTVFTSLEEQRKNNFLCDITLIVDNVHFRAHKALLAASSEYFSMMFADEGNVSQSIYVMEGMVAEIFGALLQFVYTGNVQVSEKNLPQIVSTAQVLKVDDLVKAYTDYKEVHKPTKPHSEASLPSVSGASVCGLPKRKRGRPKKYINVQELGSLVVNPALKVLKGKVQKDQTSEEKEPIENIPNGDSLNKPESDLTCAAKETGSTGSTNPESVKRHSMRTLQRSVKLRDYKLAEDTEKGELTKQEGGKRKPLSSGAPCKDCGKVFKYNHFLAVHRRTHTGERPFKCMDCGKCFTQKHSLQVHERIHTGERPYTCTVCSKALTTKNSLMEHMNLHEGKKAFTCDQCGKYFSQKRQLKSHYRLHTGRILPECSICQHKFMDGAQLKKHLRSHTGEKPFTCEICGKSFTAKSSLQTHIRIHRGEKPYSCSICGKAFSDSSAKRRHSVLHTGKKPFSCPDCNVQFTRMDNLKTHMKTHSKEKCPQVQETNNGGSDDVRNILQLQQYQLATPAQEIQLVVTDGVHNLDFMPAHSQGISIVTTNPAQTITEQTANLALITHQTSGLHSLSVTAHQEQVESIHSVDLMESRVQSVQPEQMHVITLSKEALDQLQGRTQEIHLPQADRQTALSQEQTPVSQDMVNQNVSVADHTQTTLSLTPVTQPVSEHQIQTQTFQIQTSTVSFINTALESTNQT